Within Falsibacillus albus, the genomic segment CATCAATGATGGATCGAAGGATAATACCTCACAGAAAATGATTGATCAATATGAGATGGCTGAGGTGCAAAAGGTTGTTCGAAAACAGATTGAAGCCAATCCAATAAAAAGGATCTATCAGTCTAAAACGCTGCCAAATTTATTTTTGATCGAGAAGGAAAATGGAGGTAAGGCGGATGCCTTGAATGTTGGATTGAATTTCTCCCACTTTCCTTATGTATGTTCACTGGATGGTGATTCAGTGTTGGAAAGGGATGCTTTCCTGAAAGTGATGAAACCAATCATGGACTCATCGGAAGAGGTCATTGCATCTGGAGGCAGCATCAGGATCGCGAACGGGTGCGACATCCAAAACGGAAATATGAAGCAAATAAAATTAGCCAGTAGTCCATTGGTGATCATGCAGATCATTGAATACTTGCGTGCATTTTTAATGGGCCGAATCGGGTTGAGCCGGCATAATCTGCTCTTGATCGTTTCCGGAGCATTTGGTGTTTTCTCCAAACATTGGGTAGTGGAAGCAGGAGGCTATAAGAAAGATACGGTCGGGGAGGATATGGAGCTGGTCGTCAGGCTGCATAGGCTGATCAAGGAAAAAGGAGCAGTGAAAAAAATTGTCTATGTCCCTGATCCCGTTTGCTGGACAGAAGTTCCAGAGGATACAAAATTCTTGAGAAGACAAAGAAGAAGATGGCACCGGGGGTTATTCGAGAGTTTGTGGACCCACAGGAAAATGATGTTCAATCCAAAATACGGTCTGGTAGGATTCATTTCCTTCCCATACTTTTGGATTGTTGAATTCTTTGGGCCAATCATTGAATTAATGGGCTACCTATATGTGATTCTTGCTTTTTTCCTCGGGGGCATCTACTTGGAGTTTGCAATTCTCATATTTTTATTGTCCTGTCTCTACGGATCATTGTTTTCTATGGCAGCCGTCCTACTGGAGGAATGGAGCCTTCGAAAATACCCAAAAGTCAACGATATCATCAAATTATTTTTATACTCGGTCACTGAAACGTTTTGGTATCGTCCTTTGACAGTTTTATGGCGCTGTGAAGGAATTTGGCAAATGATCATTGGAGAAAAGAGCTGGGGAGAAATGCAAAGAAAAGGTGTTTCACAATGAAGACGACATTTACATCATCACCGTGGAAGGTCATCGCGTTTGTTGTGCTGATCATCATCGTTTTGACAAGTCCATTCTGGCTATGGGAATTAAAATCAAGCAAAGAACTGAATGTACTGATTTTGGACAAAACAGTCCCGGATAAGAGTTTTCGCGAACATAAAGGTCTTGTTTGGCTGCTGAATAATCAAAAATATAAGAAAAGCGATCAAACTACATACGATGATCATGCCGATTATGATGGGGTTGTTCCTGTTGAAGGGAATAATTTCAAAATAAAGCCGCTTCCAAAGGACTTGGATAAATATGCTGTCTATTATCTGACAGATCAATATGGCGTTTATGAAAAGGATCTTAATGGAACAAATCCAACAGGGGAACGTTCGAAAACCTTATATGGCGGATTATCAATGGATGATCTAGACAAGATTGAACACTCCCTTATCAAAAATAAAGGAAAGACCTTGATTGCGGAATTCAACACGTTTGCCAGTCCAACCGAAAATGACGTTAAAGAAAAAGTATCGAATCTTTTAAATTTAGATTGGGATGGCTGGATCGGGAGGTATTTCTCTGATTTATCGAGTAAAGAGGTTCCTGTTTGGATCAAAAAAGACTACGAATCCAAAAATGGGAAGTGGAATTATAAAGGAAAAGGAATCGTATTAGTCAATCAAAATGATTTTGTCGTTGTCTTGGATCAAAGCGAATTAAAGGGCAGCGGAGCGGATTTTTTATTGACGGACAATGGGAAGAAAGCTTTCGGGCACCATTTTAATGGAACGTATCAATATTGGTTTGATATTGTCCATGCCCGCAATCAACAAGAGGTACTCGCAAATTATCACCTATCTGTCACAAAAGATGCTCAGAAAAAGTTGAAAGGTTTTGGAATCCCGACAACCTTTCCAGCTGTGGTCCACCAGCGGAATGCAAAATACACATCTTACTATTTTGCAGGAGACTATGCGGATGAACCGGAAGTGCCAGATATTTATCAAACGGTCGGACTCACAAGGTTAAAAGAATATTTCGGGGCAAAAGGATCATTTTATTGGAAGGTTTATGTCCCGATGATGAAGCAAATATTAAGCAGCGGAATCAACGACCCGGTCAAACCAGAATCAGTGGAAACTTCGGAGCAGGATGGCGTTAAGCTGAATAGTAAAACAAACTCGTCCTATCTTCAAATTTTGAAAAACGGGAAATGGGAAAACTTCCTAGTCAAAGGGGTAAACATGGGAATTGCAAAGCCTGGTGCTTTTCCAGGGGAAACGGCTATTTCAAAAGATGAATATTTGCGCTGGTTTAAAGAAATCGGTGAAATGAATGCCAATACGATCCGCGTCTACACGCTTCATCCACCAGCGTTTTATGAAGCTTTTTATGAATACAATCAAACTGCAAAGAAACCATTGTATCTCATCCATGGAGCGTGGGTAAATGAGGAGAGCCTGGTAAGGACACAGGATGCTTACAGCAAGGACGTAACGGAAGATTTCAGAAGAGAATTGAAGGATATGGTGGATATCATCCACGGGAAAGCAAGCATCCCTGCCAATCCGGGGCATGCATCAGGTGAATATAAGTACGATATTTCCCGCTATGTTCTCGGGTATATGCTTGGGATTGAGTGGGATCCTGAGGCGGTCGAACATACAAATGACAAATACAAAGGTAAACCTCAGTTCTCAGGCCATTACTTTCATACAGATGATGCATCCCCATTTGAAATGTGGCTGGCAGAAAATATGGAATACACGATGTCATATGAATCTGAAACCTATCATTGGCAGCATTCGATGAGCTTTACGAACTGGCCGACGACAGATCTTCTTCACCATCCTGCAGAGCCTTCTAAAGATGAAGACTTGGTTTCAGTGGATCCAAATCATATAAAGTCTTCCAACGGCTTTCATGCAGGCTTATTTGCTTCTTATCATATTTATCCGTATTATCCCGACTTTCTTAATTACGAAAAGGATTATACCGATTATGTCGATAAAGATGGGAAGAAAAATAATTATGCCGGATATTTGCATGATTTGATTTCAAAACATCAAATGCCGGTCCTCGTTGCAGAGTTTGGCGTCCCCGCATCCCGTGGGATGACCCATCGCAATGCTTCCGGCATGAATCAAGGATTCCATTCGGAAAAGGAGCAAGGTGAAATCGATAAACGCCTCTTCGAAAATATTGTAGATGAGGGATATGCAGGTGGGCTTGTCTTTACATGGCAGGATGAGTGGTTTAAGCGAACGTGGAATACGATGGAGTATGACGACCCGAACCGCAGGCCGTTCTGGAGCAACATGCAGACGAATGAGCAGCATTTTGGCCTTCTAGGATTCGAACCTGGAAAATTGGACGATGCGATCTATGTGGATGGCAACGACGGGGATTGGGAGAAGAAGGGAACCGATCCAATTTATCAATCGAAGAAAAAGGATTCTTCCCTTAAAAAGATGTACGTCTCTTCCGATGATGCGTATTTATATTTGCGGGTTGACTACAGCAGGAAGCTGAATCTGCAGCAAGATCATACGTATGTACTTTTGGACACCATACAAAATCAAGGACAAAAGGCGATTCCGATTGAAGGAGGCAAAAAGATTAACACGGATTTCGGCATCGATTTCCTCGTAGAGATTAATGGGAAAAAGAATACACGGGTGTTTGTCGACAGCTATTATGATCCTTTTGAATACCAATACGGGCATCTTTTACACATGATTCCCCCGATGCCGACAGCTTCACAGAAAAACAATGGGGTGTTCAATCCGATCCGCTATGCACTCAATAAACCATTTACGATCCCGTCGACAGGAAAATCATATGGGTTCCAATCATATGAAACAGGAAAACTATTGTTTGGCACAGCCAATCCAGACGATAAAAATTTTAATTCTTTGACCGATATAAGTGTCAGTGATGATAAAAAATCCATTGAACTGCGGATTCCTTGGATGCTGTTGAACATGAAAGATCCAAGCCAGAAAGAAATATTGGGTGATCTTTGGAAAAGTGGACTCGAAGGCAAAGATGTAATCAATGGAATCAAATTGGCTGTAGTAGAAACAAATGGCGGTTCTGTTTCATCAGAGTTCCCACAGCAAAAGAATGACCTTATAAGCGGAGCAGATGCATCTGTCTATACATGGAATAATTGGGAAGAGCCTCAATATCATGAGAGGTTGAAGCAATCCTATGAAATTTTACAAGATGCATATAAACAAACTGACCTCAAGGAGGATGCAAATTGAAGAAGATTCTATTGGCCGAAGATGAAGAAGTATTGAGAATGCTGGTTGTCGATACGTTGGAGGATGAAGATTTCGATGTGGACGAAGCTGCTGACGGAGAGGAAGCCCTTCAGCTCTTCGAGACAAAAGATTACGATCTGTTGATCTTGGATTATATGATGCCTGTTTGTTCCGGCTTGGAAGTCATCCGGGAAGTCAGGAGCCGTGAAAGAAATAACAAAGTGAAAATCCTGATGCTTTCGGCCAAAAGCCAGCAATATGAACAGGACCGCGTCATCGAAGAAGGAGCGGATTATTTTATCGCCAAGCCGTTCAGTCCTCTTCAGCTGTTGAATAAGGTAGAGGAGATCCTCGGATGAATTTCAATCAATATGTCAGAAAGAGTTTATCAAGGCAATTCATTGTCTTGATGAGCCTCTTCATCCTATTATTCATACTGGGCACGGCCATCCTTTCTTTGACTGAGAAATATTTATATACTTCCTATACCAATGAGCGGGCCATTCTTGTAAAAAAAGTAAATCTGGCAAGACAGATCGATCAAACATTCACTTCCGCCATGTTTGATATTCGCGGATACTTTGCCTTTCATAATTCATCATTAAAAGACAGGGCGATCGATAATGAAAACGACATTGAGAAAATGAAGGAAGATTTTCAAAAGCTTTCAAGTACAAGTGAAGATAAAGAGTTTGAAAAAAATCTAGCTGATTTCCAAGGGTACTATTTTACTTCTGCTCTCCCAAAGAACATTGCCTATTTTGAAAAAGGTCAGACTGATAAAGTGATTGCATTTGCCAATAATGGCGGAACGGCCAAAATCAATGCTTTTGAAGATGATGCCAAATCTTATATCACTCTTCTAAGTGATCAGTTGAATCAAAATGTCCTTAATTTGACAAAGGAACAAACTTATCTTCAATTGGGCTTCATCCTTTATATACTGCTGATATTATTTGCTTTATTCCGAATCATCCGGATCATGGTCAGACAGGTAGGCCAGCCGCTATCACAGTTTGCCTTTGCTGCAAATGAAATCGCCAAAGGAAAAGATGCAGAGATTCAAGTTGATGAAAGCAGGCGAGATGAGTTGGGGGCATTGGCCATTGCATTTAAGCAAATGGTTGCGAGCGTCCAGGAGAAGGAACAAGATTTACTTGCACACAATGAAGAATTGCTTGCACAGCAGGATGAACTTCAGGCACAGCAGTCAGAGCTGGAATCAGCCTTGACCATTTTGCGGGATAACGAGGCGAAACTCAATAGGAGAAATGAGTTGATTCATCATGTTTCAACATCACTTAATAAAAAAGAAGTCTTGAATAGCATCGTTATCAATATGAGCAAAATCATCCAGGCGGACAGAGGTATCATTTCGATGACGAAGGAGCGTACATGTGCGTCTTTCGGAATTACTGAACAAGGGGCATCGCAATTTCAATTACATCTGGAGAGCGGAATCTTGGAGCGGCTAAATCTTACGAAGTCCCCATTCACGATCAAGCGGGAGATCACATCTGCTGAAAAGGGATATCATGATGGTACACAATACAGCTATGATCTTTACCTTCCCGTCCTATCTTCAGATGGAGAAGTCATTGCCGTCATGGTTTACAGCCGTTTCGGCGAGGAGTTTGCCAAGGAATCGATGGTTGAATATGAAGCGTTGGCAAAACAAATCGGCGTTACCCTTGATAAAATCAAGATATTTGAAATTTCAGAAGCTGATCGGAGATTAAACCAAGATATCTTGAATACCGTACAAGAGGGAATTCAGCTGATCGATGTGGATGGGGCGATTATCCAAGTGAATGAGCAGCTCTGCCGAATGTTTCCGTCCATGGCAAGCGGTATCGGACTGCCATTGCAGGAGTGGAAGAGAATCATGGGTGCTTCAACAGACGATCCTGATGCCTTTGATCAATTCATTGAAGGTGCTTTGAAAGACGAGTGCGAGCAAGGAAACACCTTCACGTATCGTGTGAAGGATTCACATCAAGTATATAAAGTGTACTGCGAGGATCTATATAATGGTGACAAGCATGCCGGTAAAATCCTTGTCCATCGAAATATTACAAAGGAATTCGAAGTTGATCAAATGAAGTCTGAATTTGTCAGTACAGTCAGCCACGAATTAAGGACACCTTTGGCAAGCATTCTGGGATTCACGGAATTAATGATGAATCGGGAACTTAAAGCTGAAAGGCAGAAGAAGTACTTGGCAACAATTTTAAGTGAAGCCAACCGATTAACGGCACTCATCAACGACTTCCTGGACGTACAAAGGATGGAAGCGGGCAAACAGACATACGAAAAGAAATATATTGAACTGAAACCGATCCTAAATAATGTGATCAATCACCAACAGGTTCATACACAACTTCACCACTTTACAATCAATTCTGACACAGACAATGATGTCATCCTTGGTGATAAATTAAAAATCGAGCAAATATTCACCAATCTGATTAATAACGCCATAAAATATTCACCGGATGGCGGGACTATCAAGGTGAATTTATACAATAAAAATGATCGGCTTTGCGTGGATATTGAGGATATGGGCTTGGGAATCCCTGAAGAGGCGCTGGATAAAATTTTCACGAAGTTTTACCGAGTCGATAACACCGACCTGAGGAGGATTGGCGGTACTGGCCTTGGGCTGGCAATCGTCCAGGAAATCGTGAAGGCGCATCTAGGCGACATAACTGTACGATCCACTTATGGTCAAGGTAGTATTTTCACAGTTTCATTCCCTTCCGTTCCTTCTGTAATTGATAACGAAGCGGGAGATGATGGCAATGACAAGAAAAAAACGAGTCCTTATAAAATCATGATCATTGAAGATGACAAAAGTTTGGCGGAATTGATTTCACAAGAGTTGTCCGATAGTGGTTTCAGGATCGAGCATCATGTAAACGGCAGGAAAGCATTAAATTCCTTGGAAAATACGATTCCAGATGCCATAGTGCTGGATATCATGCTTGCAGAAGATGAAGATGAATTAGACGGCTGGAAAATCATGAAGCATTTAAAGGAAGACCCTGAGTTAAAATATATTCCGATCATCGTTTCCACCGCTTTGGATGAAAAAGAAAAAGGGTTTCAGCTTGGGGCGAATGATTATCTGATCAAGCCATACAAATCAAGTCAGCTTTCAAAAGCGATTATGCAGACACTGTTGAAAATTGGACAAGCGGGACAAATCCTCGTTCCCAAAGAGTAAAGTTATAGATTGATAGAAATAAATGGTATAATTATGATTGACAAGTTGGTTCCGATAAAATAGCCGATATGAAAAGCATCTTTCAAAGCAAGGAATCAAAAGGGGGTTTTTCATTGATGGAAGGAATAAAGCATTTGACAGGGACCATTTTTCTATCAAAACTCATTACACAATATGCCTACATTCACGAAAAGACAGTCGGTAAAACCGCAAGTGAATATATCCGGCAAATGGGGCTGCGGACTGGTGAATGGATTGAAGGGTTTTATGGTGAAAGAGACGAAGAGTGGACTGTCGATCGCTACGCAGAAATCATCGTCGACTTAAAGAATTCAATTGGTGGACACTTTTATATTGCATCCGTACATCCCGATCATGTGGTAGTAAAGGCAAGAATTTGTCCTTTCGGGGAATTGGTCAAGGATGCTCCCCACTTGTGCAATATGACTTCAAGTGTCTTCGGAGGTATTGCTTCACGAAAGTTCGGTTACTCAAAGGTCACCCTAAGAAAAAGAATCGCAATGGGTGATAGCGGCTGTGAAATAGCAGTTTACTTCAATGAGAATAATAAAGAAAATGGTGACGTGTACCGGGATCTGAAATATGCACCAGAAAACGGAAATCCTTTTCAATGGGAGGAAGAAACGATCCTGCTGTTGAATGAACAACTGAGACAAAGCGATGAAATGGTCATGAAGCTTGTAGATGAACTCGAGGAACTGAAGAAGAAAGTAGAGAAATAATATTCATTTCATTATTTATTTACGTTCAAAAGTCTTGCTTTTTTGCAGGGCTTTTTTTCGTTCTATATGAATGGTCTTCTTGTAAAAATGCGTTTTTTCGCCACCGAGAACAAATGTTCGGTTAGGAGGGAAGATACTTTAAGATCGTAATATATAAATCTATTCTTTTGTAATTATATGGTAAAATATTAAGGGAGATCAAATATACATAAGAAAACAATCGAGGGGGAATGATCATGGAATTGATTAGAATTTATCCATTTTTGTATCACCTTAGAATTAAACAAAAGCAGTTCTTCCGGACAATTCTGGATTTGATCGGATATAAAAAGTTTGCAAAAAGATATGAATTACAGAACTTTCCGGTAAATTGCAAAAAGCACCAATCTCTTTTAAGGCGAAAGCTTGGGGACAGTGATCCCATTCTGCAAGAAAATAAAATTATCAATCTGAGGATTGCATCCCAGTGTATCGATGGCATCATCATTGGTCCTGGAGAGGTCTTTTCGTTTTGGAATCTGGTGGGGAAGCCTGAGAGGTCAAAGGGTTATATCGAGGGGATGCTGCTCTCGTTGGGAGAAGTTAAGACCGGAGTCGGAGGGGGCATATGCCAGTTGGCAAACTTACTTTATTGGATGGCTATTCATACACCTATGGAGATCATTGAACGCCATCATCATAGTTTTGATCCCTTTCCCGACAATGGCAGGGTCCTTCCGTTTGGAAGCGGGGCTGGAGTGTTTTACAATTATGTCGACCTCAGGTTTTTCAATCCGACTGACCAGCCTTTCCAAATCAAGGTGTGGCTGACAGATAAGCATTTGAAAGGTGCTATCCATACTAGTGGAGCGTGGCCATTTACATACCATATCGAAGAAAGGAATCATAGGTTCATTACTAAAAACAATAAGAATTATCGAAGCAATGAAATCTGGCGAAAGGTTCATGACAGAAGGACGGGCAATCTTCTAAAAGAAGAGCTTGTCATGAAGAATTTCGCTGAAGTGAAGTATGAGCTAAATTCAGTGAAATTGGAGCAAAAAAATTAATGTTGGACCTCCTACTATTTATACAAAGCCGGCGTGAGAAGACTCGCCTCGGCTATTTTCACTTTAGCCACGATAAAACTGTGGCCATTGGTAATATGGAGGGGCATGGATATCCGAATATTTACTTAATTTGGAGGTGGCGATGAAAGGGAAAAGAGGAAACGAGTGCCTTCTTGATATGACTGAAATAATAAAATTGAATCAATAGGAAAACTGGTTTCTTATTTTTTTGAGCCCAGCCAATTTTCCCTCTATAATATGCATATATTAAGGTTTTTTGTATTCGAGGTTTTATTATCAAACGGCACGCAATCTAATTCATCTGCCCCAGAATCAGAATCAAACTTGAAATTGAGTCGGTTCAAACACTTAATCTAACAAAATGAACGAATTGAGCAAATAAGGTTGATCATTTTCAGTTTGTAAAATAACAGAAAAGGTTTTTTGAAAGTA encodes:
- a CDS encoding response regulator; the encoded protein is MKKILLAEDEEVLRMLVVDTLEDEDFDVDEAADGEEALQLFETKDYDLLILDYMMPVCSGLEVIREVRSRERNNKVKILMLSAKSQQYEQDRVIEEGADYFIAKPFSPLQLLNKVEEILG
- a CDS encoding glycosyltransferase family 2 protein gives rise to the protein MLEHLWSNTVLFFGWFIAVYMVIVICFYSTILFISVIQLRREYKLDREQSYEEYTNEMFTRPVSILVPAYNEEAGIIQSVRSLLSINYPSFEIIVINDGSKDNTSQKMIDQYEMAEVQKVVRKQIEANPIKRIYQSKTLPNLFLIEKENGGKADALNVGLNFSHFPYVCSLDGDSVLERDAFLKVMKPIMDSSEEVIASGGSIRIANGCDIQNGNMKQIKLASSPLVIMQIIEYLRAFLMGRIGLSRHNLLLIVSGAFGVFSKHWVVEAGGYKKDTVGEDMELVVRLHRLIKEKGAVKKIVYVPDPVCWTEVPEDTKFLRRQRRRWHRGLFESLWTHRKMMFNPKYGLVGFISFPYFWIVEFFGPIIELMGYLYVILAFFLGGIYLEFAILIFLLSCLYGSLFSMAAVLLEEWSLRKYPKVNDIIKLFLYSVTETFWYRPLTVLWRCEGIWQMIIGEKSWGEMQRKGVSQ
- a CDS encoding type 1 periplasmic-binding domain-containing protein; translated protein: MKTTFTSSPWKVIAFVVLIIIVLTSPFWLWELKSSKELNVLILDKTVPDKSFREHKGLVWLLNNQKYKKSDQTTYDDHADYDGVVPVEGNNFKIKPLPKDLDKYAVYYLTDQYGVYEKDLNGTNPTGERSKTLYGGLSMDDLDKIEHSLIKNKGKTLIAEFNTFASPTENDVKEKVSNLLNLDWDGWIGRYFSDLSSKEVPVWIKKDYESKNGKWNYKGKGIVLVNQNDFVVVLDQSELKGSGADFLLTDNGKKAFGHHFNGTYQYWFDIVHARNQQEVLANYHLSVTKDAQKKLKGFGIPTTFPAVVHQRNAKYTSYYFAGDYADEPEVPDIYQTVGLTRLKEYFGAKGSFYWKVYVPMMKQILSSGINDPVKPESVETSEQDGVKLNSKTNSSYLQILKNGKWENFLVKGVNMGIAKPGAFPGETAISKDEYLRWFKEIGEMNANTIRVYTLHPPAFYEAFYEYNQTAKKPLYLIHGAWVNEESLVRTQDAYSKDVTEDFRRELKDMVDIIHGKASIPANPGHASGEYKYDISRYVLGYMLGIEWDPEAVEHTNDKYKGKPQFSGHYFHTDDASPFEMWLAENMEYTMSYESETYHWQHSMSFTNWPTTDLLHHPAEPSKDEDLVSVDPNHIKSSNGFHAGLFASYHIYPYYPDFLNYEKDYTDYVDKDGKKNNYAGYLHDLISKHQMPVLVAEFGVPASRGMTHRNASGMNQGFHSEKEQGEIDKRLFENIVDEGYAGGLVFTWQDEWFKRTWNTMEYDDPNRRPFWSNMQTNEQHFGLLGFEPGKLDDAIYVDGNDGDWEKKGTDPIYQSKKKDSSLKKMYVSSDDAYLYLRVDYSRKLNLQQDHTYVLLDTIQNQGQKAIPIEGGKKINTDFGIDFLVEINGKKNTRVFVDSYYDPFEYQYGHLLHMIPPMPTASQKNNGVFNPIRYALNKPFTIPSTGKSYGFQSYETGKLLFGTANPDDKNFNSLTDISVSDDKKSIELRIPWMLLNMKDPSQKEILGDLWKSGLEGKDVINGIKLAVVETNGGSVSSEFPQQKNDLISGADASVYTWNNWEEPQYHERLKQSYEILQDAYKQTDLKEDAN
- a CDS encoding ATP-binding protein; the encoded protein is MNFNQYVRKSLSRQFIVLMSLFILLFILGTAILSLTEKYLYTSYTNERAILVKKVNLARQIDQTFTSAMFDIRGYFAFHNSSLKDRAIDNENDIEKMKEDFQKLSSTSEDKEFEKNLADFQGYYFTSALPKNIAYFEKGQTDKVIAFANNGGTAKINAFEDDAKSYITLLSDQLNQNVLNLTKEQTYLQLGFILYILLILFALFRIIRIMVRQVGQPLSQFAFAANEIAKGKDAEIQVDESRRDELGALAIAFKQMVASVQEKEQDLLAHNEELLAQQDELQAQQSELESALTILRDNEAKLNRRNELIHHVSTSLNKKEVLNSIVINMSKIIQADRGIISMTKERTCASFGITEQGASQFQLHLESGILERLNLTKSPFTIKREITSAEKGYHDGTQYSYDLYLPVLSSDGEVIAVMVYSRFGEEFAKESMVEYEALAKQIGVTLDKIKIFEISEADRRLNQDILNTVQEGIQLIDVDGAIIQVNEQLCRMFPSMASGIGLPLQEWKRIMGASTDDPDAFDQFIEGALKDECEQGNTFTYRVKDSHQVYKVYCEDLYNGDKHAGKILVHRNITKEFEVDQMKSEFVSTVSHELRTPLASILGFTELMMNRELKAERQKKYLATILSEANRLTALINDFLDVQRMEAGKQTYEKKYIELKPILNNVINHQQVHTQLHHFTINSDTDNDVILGDKLKIEQIFTNLINNAIKYSPDGGTIKVNLYNKNDRLCVDIEDMGLGIPEEALDKIFTKFYRVDNTDLRRIGGTGLGLAIVQEIVKAHLGDITVRSTYGQGSIFTVSFPSVPSVIDNEAGDDGNDKKKTSPYKIMIIEDDKSLAELISQELSDSGFRIEHHVNGRKALNSLENTIPDAIVLDIMLAEDEDELDGWKIMKHLKEDPELKYIPIIVSTALDEKEKGFQLGANDYLIKPYKSSQLSKAIMQTLLKIGQAGQILVPKE
- a CDS encoding VanW family protein — its product is MELIRIYPFLYHLRIKQKQFFRTILDLIGYKKFAKRYELQNFPVNCKKHQSLLRRKLGDSDPILQENKIINLRIASQCIDGIIIGPGEVFSFWNLVGKPERSKGYIEGMLLSLGEVKTGVGGGICQLANLLYWMAIHTPMEIIERHHHSFDPFPDNGRVLPFGSGAGVFYNYVDLRFFNPTDQPFQIKVWLTDKHLKGAIHTSGAWPFTYHIEERNHRFITKNNKNYRSNEIWRKVHDRRTGNLLKEELVMKNFAEVKYELNSVKLEQKN
- a CDS encoding methanogen output domain 1-containing protein; its protein translation is MEGIKHLTGTIFLSKLITQYAYIHEKTVGKTASEYIRQMGLRTGEWIEGFYGERDEEWTVDRYAEIIVDLKNSIGGHFYIASVHPDHVVVKARICPFGELVKDAPHLCNMTSSVFGGIASRKFGYSKVTLRKRIAMGDSGCEIAVYFNENNKENGDVYRDLKYAPENGNPFQWEEETILLLNEQLRQSDEMVMKLVDELEELKKKVEK